The Trichomycterus rosablanca isolate fTriRos1 chromosome 13, fTriRos1.hap1, whole genome shotgun sequence sequence GAACGATACTGTGTTTAGAGCAGGTTAATACTGCAGAATGAACAAATGGAGCTGGATTGTTTTGTGCCTGCTAATAAGCAGCTGTTACAGTCAGTATCAACCAACATGGGAATCGATTGATTCAAGACCTTTGCCTGACTGGTTTGATCAAGCCAAGTTTGGTATTTTTATTCACTGGGGGGTCTTTTCAGTGCCCAGTTATGGCAGTGAATGGTTCTGGTAAGTTCTGCAAATACTTTATTCAGTTCATACAGTGCCTAACATAAGTAGCcctttaattacttttatattttactacACAGTGTATTATGTCAAATCGTGCaacattttaaagtattttaacaatgtacttaatttaaaaaaagattttaacaCCTTTCATCTTTGATTTTATGGAACATCTCATCTTGCCATTCCTTCCAGTAGCTTTTAAAACAAGTAAGGTGTCTAATCACAAAAGCACAGATCTGGATAATTATGTAAGAACATCTCAATAAGCGATAAACTACACCACAATAATCTATTCCAACACTCTACTCAAAACTactttgctaaaaaaaaaaaaaaaaaaaaacaagcacagAGATGTTTATATAAAATTTGCACCCAATAACATAGAGAAACTGGAGCACTTTTGAAACAATGTACTTAGAATTAGTGGTCAAGAACATGATACCTATAGAAAAGTATGGATACAGGAGCATCATGACATAGACCACAATGTTGGGCCACCTCTCCCCTCAGGGTTCACTTTACATCTAATGATAGTGATAGAATCAATACATTGTTTGATCACTGTGAAAATTTATGATATCCACTATTCACTCACCAGTCACCATATTTTAACACAAACAAAAGATTTTGAACTGTCAGAAGAAAAATGGAGAAATTGTTTATATCATAATGGTCTTCCCAATACcaatattatttaggttgtcttttttcttttaatagtTGTTAAATAATGGTTTAGCGGTTAATAAGGTCCTTTAGGTGTGTTACATCATATGTCTTGATAATATGTGTCTTAACTTTTGTTCCCCCTATGTTTTCTTTGCTCATTTATAGTGTAAGTGATtagtgaaataataataataactcttACACAATGATTCTAGAAGTGACATGGTTTATATCTTGTCTGCAGGTGGTACTGGCAGGGCCAAAAAATCCCATCCTATGTGTTTTTTATGGACAAAAACTACCCGCCTGGATTCACATATCAAGAATTTGCACCCCAGTTCACAGCAGAATTCTTTGATGCTAAGCAGTGGGTAGACATCTTTGCATCATCGGGTGCAAAATATATCGTCCTCACAACTAAACATCATGAAGGTTGGTGCATAAGAAATTGTACAGAAATTGTAACACAATATAGGATAGTTACTGAATGCTCTAAAATTGCAGCCACAAttaaataagattaaataagcGTTACCAAGCTTCAACAGCATGGCTGATAAATAGAAACGTTTTGTTGTAAAGACTGACGAATGAACAGACACTACCTCAGTGTAAGGAGCAAAATACCTGGACCTTAAGCACAAGTAACATGGTCTAATTAGtccatttttacatttcttaatTGCATTGGGCAATGGAATGCGTAGACTTTGGTAGTCATACCAAAGGTACAAGAATTGCTTTGCATGGTCTTATAACGGCCAACAAACATTAGGCATTTTTATAGTACCAgatgcaccctatggtgcaaacctttttttcctgatttttttctctctcgaCTGCTCCTGtaattaggggtcaccacagcggatcattctggtcAGCATATCTGATTTTGCAtaatttttatgccggatgccttGCCTGACGCAACCCATTtttgggcttgggactggcactgagagtgcactgacaagtacacctcccaatggctaggctgttcgacTATATCCCCCCTTCcctccagacatagccaatcatgtctgcgtgtagacacctgactggtCAATAGATTCGAAACtccggatctcagcagtagtaaaCTAGCTAATTTTACTCCTGTGTCTCCCTGATGATGTTTCTGTATATTAGGATAATAGTGCCAGTAATTTCACGAACACCAAAATGTTGACTAATTCAGCTTTACTAAACCTGGTTGCAAAATGTGAAGTAGATCTCCTTCTCCTGCAACCCTCAAAAACTAAaagattttcttttcttttttttatttaatccatCCTCTGTAAACTATTGCTTGTGTCAGTAGGTTGTGCTGTGACTTTAACACAGTAAATCATTATTCAAAACTAGTGCTACAGGCCTGTAAGGAAGCAGTTTTGGCAATAGTTTTAAAagcctgctttttctttttacccACTTGGTTATTTTGGCACTGTATATTGGTAATTATCACTTACAAatctaacaaaaataaataagcatttataaaaaatgcatgaaaacTGTATGATGGATGTCTAGGTGTAATGTCTGTGTGGATAGATAGCTATGGGTACAATTTATCTGTATTTGGTTTAGTAGTTTAATTACCTTTCagattgttttacatttatgtgcAAGGTTAAATGATGTGATAAATTTCATAGAGCCAATTTTAAGGTTTCAAAGTTcaaacattatattatatataaacgttatataacattaaaataaaagctgagtAGACAGTAGTTCATAGTTCACTGTATGCCAGATTAAATAGGACTTTTTCACATCTTCAGCATATCTGGTAAAATGGAGTATCTGTACGTACCGGAGTATGTGTCCGGTTAAATAATTGCAGTAATTGTAGTCCTAAAATCTAATTAGCATACAGAAAATGACATGTGATCAACTTTATTTCTCTTAAGGTTTCACCTTGTGGGGCTCAAAGTATTCCTGGAACTGGAATGCAGTGGATGTTGGGCCAAAGCGAGACCTAGTTGATGAGATATCCTCCGCTTTGCGGAAGCACAGTGACCTGCGTCTTGGACTCTACCACTCTCTGTTTGAGTGGTTTCACCCTCTTTTCAAGGCAGATGCTGCCACCAATTTTACTACCACCTCATTCTCCACAGAGAAGAGCCTTCCTGAGCTTTATGAGATTGTGAACAAGTACAAACCTGAAGTTCTATGGTCTGATGGAGATGGAGATGCCCCAGACACGTACTGGAACAGTACAGGCTTCCTAGCATGGCTGTACAATGAGAGGTGAGGAATGTTGTTTCGtactataaataaatgtaaaagtattaaaaatgaGGTATTGCACAGTATTGTgaacagtatttttttaatgttcttaGATCCTAGTAAATGACTTGTTACTTTGTGTATGTACAGCCCTGTGCGAGACACTGTGGTCACAAATGACCGTTGGGGAAAGGACAGTATTTGTACACATGGTGGGTATTATACTTGTGCTGATCGCTACAACCCAGGACACCTGCTGAAACACAAATGGGAAAACTGTATGACCATCGACCAACGCTCATGGGGTTACAGACGAGATGCTAAACTCAGTGACTACCTCACTATCGAGCAACTGATTAAGGTCAGTGCTGCAAAGAGTTATACTCTGAATTGTGTAGATATTGATATTGCAGAATACAGAGATAGAACTTTGAGAATACTCCTCTAAACAGAATATCTATTTATCTCTTTTACATTCTCCTCATTGTGTATGGAacttaacaaaataaatatttgtaatatattgtttttaattaaaggttACATTGTTTCATGTGTTCAGGGTAAAACTGACCTAActaacacttttttatttttacccatGATGCCAGTATTTTTGTAGCTGACTATATAGGTTTGTGTTCTGTCACGTGCTTTGCAGACCCTTGTGGAGACAGTTTCATGTGGAGGAAATTTGTTAATGAATGTAGGTCCAACACACGATGGCCGTATTGTTCCTATATTTGAGGAGAGACTTAGGCAAATGGGGCAGTGGCTCAGTGTTAATGGTAATGGAATCTACAATACTACTGCTTGGAGAGCTCAGAATGACAGTGTAACACCTGGAGTGTGGTAAgtttcaatatatatatatatatatatatatatatactgtatatgtacatacatatattcTGAGAGCTCAAAAGAAGTTATTTCTGGTTGTAAATATACATAATTGACCTAATGCACAACTGTGTAATTCATGCAGCAAAcagcaaacaataaataaataaaattatcaaTGAAAAGTGGTAGTTTTAAGTGttagtttatttgattgtgttttTTGTAATAGGTACACATGGAAGCCAGAGGAAAAAGCACTCTATGCATTTTTGCTCTCATGGCCAAGCAAAGGATCTGTTATTCTCAGTGAGCCTGTGGTGTCAGAAACTAAAACACAGGTTAGTAacgtttaatgttttattttttcaattcATCCACTGATATGTAGTTACATTTTTCCTTTTGCATAATATTGAAATGGCAGTGCTTTTAACAACAGTTATGTCAGGCAGAATACAGTCCAAAGTCCTTTTTTAATTTACTGGAGCAGAGGttatatgtattaatattttatattagaaATACTAAGTTAATTTGCACAGCAATTTACCGGGTCAAGACCTGGTACAGTTGCTGGGTGGCCTTGTGTGAGCAAATATCAGTGCATTGCTGAGTAAGAGGTAATGTTGTTATGTTACAGTGGTAATGTTGCAGTCAGGTACTGTATAAATTATAACACTGCACTAAGTTGGGTTTGGTAATTAGTAGGCTATAAAAATGTGTGCATGTCTGGCCAAATGGCCTGTTTTGTTTAAGTAAAAAATACGGTGTAGCATGGTAAAGTCTCCAATAGGCCCTCATTAACTCTTTAGGATTCATGTTAGGCAGGTCACACTGTTAAAGCCAAGGCTGGATCTGGAAAACTGAACTGTTAAAGTCAAGGCTGGATCTGGAAAACTTAACTATTTAAGTCAAGGCTGGATCTAGAAAACCAAACTAAAGTCAAGACTGGATCTGGAAAACTGAACTATTTAAGTCAAGGCTGGATCTAGAAAAGTAAACTATTAAAGTCAAGGCTGGAtctagaaaacaaacaaaaaacaagctttttatacatttaaatatggaCTTTAGCTTTTGAATGTGTAAATATTATGTAAATTCAGTAGTATTCAAATGTTGACATTTGTTTTGACAGCCATATACACTCCCTGCAAAGGTTGTTTCTGTATCTGTGTTGAGCACTTTTTGTTTTCACACTGCTTTTTATGTCTAATTCTGCTTTAGGTGCAGTTGCTGGGCTATAATTCACTGAAGTGGGTTCCAATGAAACCCAGTGGTCTACAGGTTTACATTCCTACTCTGGCTCCTGATCAGATGCCATGCTCCTGGGCCTGGACATTACGCCTTACTGGTGTAGCTTAGTGACATTACTTGTCTCAGGTAATAAAGTCCCACAGGAACTGGTCATTTGGAATTGCTCAAATAGTAAATATGGATATAGGCGAAAAACAATACTGTAATTTTaaccatttaaatttttttttttgattcaTTCAATTCAAAGTTTTAAttgattaatgtttttttataatgtaatgctTAGATTTTTCTAAGTTACTACTAATTGAATAATGTGGGTTAAAATGTTGAAAAGGAACAATGCATGTGCATTTTAAATGAATCAGGGGggttaaaaatatgtaaattttaATTCTTTGCAATGAAGGGAAATCTTGAGCAGATAATAAATGCTTCACAGAAAAGTCTTTTTAAATCATTGTCttataaatacacataaaataaaatattaaaaagcatttatCGTCTGTTTCAATTTTGTACTGATCAGTTTTGTACTTATCTGCTGCTGATCTTATTGTGGCTATATTTAAGTTGAGTAATTCACAAATACACTGCAGTGTATAGACACACAAAACTGCTTATGATTTGCATAAGCAACACGGAAATATGTATTGTGTGGATGTTTTTAATACTCACTCCAATTGAAACTAGGCATTGCACTGCGTAATCTTAAGCATGTGTGTTGGCACTCCTGATAAGACAGTTTGGAATTACTTCATTTATGCTTCAGCATTCAGCAGTCCTCTTCACATGGggtagtgatagctcagtggttttcAGTTATGAATATGGAGGCTGAGAAAGGACACTGAATTTCATTTATG is a genomic window containing:
- the fuca2 gene encoding plasma alpha-L-fucosidase, with the protein product MNKWSWIVLCLLISSCYSQYQPTWESIDSRPLPDWFDQAKFGIFIHWGVFSVPSYGSEWFWWYWQGQKIPSYVFFMDKNYPPGFTYQEFAPQFTAEFFDAKQWVDIFASSGAKYIVLTTKHHEGFTLWGSKYSWNWNAVDVGPKRDLVDEISSALRKHSDLRLGLYHSLFEWFHPLFKADAATNFTTTSFSTEKSLPELYEIVNKYKPEVLWSDGDGDAPDTYWNSTGFLAWLYNESPVRDTVVTNDRWGKDSICTHGGYYTCADRYNPGHLLKHKWENCMTIDQRSWGYRRDAKLSDYLTIEQLIKTLVETVSCGGNLLMNVGPTHDGRIVPIFEERLRQMGQWLSVNGNGIYNTTAWRAQNDSVTPGVWYTWKPEEKALYAFLLSWPSKGSVILSEPVVSETKTQVQLLGYNSLKWVPMKPSGLQVYIPTLAPDQMPCSWAWTLRLTGVA